A region from the Colwellia sp. PAMC 21821 genome encodes:
- a CDS encoding efflux RND transporter permease subunit, whose amino-acid sequence MILSDLSVKRPVFATVINLLLITFGIVAFLTLPLREYPDIDPPVVSINTSYPGAAAAIVESKITQILEDRISGIEGVKSINSNSRVGRSNISIEFELDRDIDAATNDVRDRISRALNNLPEQAEPPEVFKANDDESAIVWFVLQSDAMSTLQLTDYAERYIVDRFSVVDGVARVQVGGGRTYALNVLLNRKAMAARGVTVNDIEQTLRAENVELPAGKVESIDRDFSIRVERSYLTEDDFSTMVVARNDSKSLVYLGDVAKIALTAENEENMFRGNGKNMVGLGIIKQSKANTLEVVKAARKEMEAIRGGLPIGTTITNSYDSSVFIQGSIDEVYSTLGIAMLMVVLVIFLFLGNVRATLIPAVTVPVALIGSMMVLSWLGFSINLLTLLAMVLAIGLVVDDAIVVLENIYRRIERGQTPLLAAYEGGREVAFAVIATTLVLVAVFIPLIFLSGNIGQLFTEFAIAIAAAVIFSSLTALSLTPMLCSKMLKHKERSSSFGQKLDKGFAKLEAAYGRSLKASIHQPFMILIVIILSLFAVYGLFNQLPSEYTPKEDRGNFFVMMRGAEGASYENNVKNMQQIEEKLLVHQQSGELDRVIVRVPGFGGAGGIAIVGMPAWEDRITNTFEFINKMNGELSQVTDVRAFAMMRRGLGGGGSSSPVEFVLQGNTYEELAKWRDIIIAKAQENPNFHGIDSDYKETYPQLLVKIDHNRSFDLGVSVGDIGRTLETMLGQRRVTNFVERGEEYYVVVRGEKTDFSNPKDIDNIFVRSTVSQKLVPLSNLITIEESATSSQLNRFNRLRSVTISANLADGYALGDALSFLNNAVAEHLPQEAQVAYKGQSQLLQESGNSIAFIFVLALVITYLVLSAQFESFIHPFVIMLTVPLALVGALAGLKLMGMSLNIYSQIGIVMLIGLAAKNGILIVEFANQLRDKGIAFEEALIGAATQRLRPIVMTTFTTVTSAIPLVLAVGPGAESRMVIGVVIFAGVSLASVFTLFVVPGAYYWLCRNTGSPQMISQEIEKQQAQVAMNKTL is encoded by the coding sequence GTGATTTTATCTGACCTTTCAGTTAAACGTCCTGTTTTTGCTACCGTCATAAATTTACTGCTGATCACTTTTGGTATTGTCGCATTCTTAACTTTACCACTTCGGGAATATCCAGATATTGATCCTCCGGTAGTGAGTATTAATACCTCGTATCCTGGCGCGGCAGCAGCAATAGTTGAAAGTAAAATAACGCAAATACTTGAAGATAGAATTAGCGGTATTGAAGGTGTTAAGTCAATTAACTCTAATAGCCGAGTTGGTCGCTCTAATATCTCCATTGAATTTGAACTTGACCGCGATATTGATGCCGCGACTAATGATGTGCGAGACCGAATTTCAAGAGCGTTGAATAATCTGCCAGAACAAGCTGAACCGCCTGAGGTTTTTAAGGCAAATGATGACGAAAGTGCCATTGTCTGGTTTGTTTTGCAAAGTGACGCTATGAGTACGTTGCAGCTGACCGACTACGCAGAACGCTATATTGTTGACCGCTTTTCAGTGGTGGATGGCGTAGCGCGTGTGCAGGTTGGAGGCGGTAGAACTTATGCCTTGAATGTACTGCTAAATCGAAAAGCAATGGCTGCTAGAGGCGTTACCGTTAATGATATTGAGCAAACGTTACGTGCTGAAAATGTTGAATTACCGGCCGGTAAAGTTGAATCAATCGATCGAGATTTTTCAATTCGGGTTGAACGAAGTTATTTAACTGAGGATGATTTTTCCACTATGGTGGTGGCACGTAATGATAGCAAGTCATTGGTCTACCTGGGTGATGTTGCCAAAATTGCTTTAACGGCAGAAAATGAAGAAAACATGTTTCGTGGTAATGGCAAAAACATGGTTGGTTTAGGCATTATTAAACAGTCAAAAGCTAATACTCTCGAAGTGGTAAAAGCGGCTAGAAAAGAGATGGAAGCTATTCGAGGCGGGCTGCCAATAGGCACAACAATTACCAATAGTTACGACTCTTCAGTTTTTATACAAGGCTCAATTGACGAAGTTTACAGTACGCTAGGTATTGCCATGTTAATGGTGGTATTGGTTATTTTCTTATTTTTGGGCAATGTTAGAGCAACACTTATTCCAGCAGTAACGGTACCCGTAGCGTTAATCGGCTCTATGATGGTGCTGTCGTGGCTTGGTTTTTCAATAAATTTGTTAACCCTACTGGCCATGGTGTTAGCTATCGGTTTAGTTGTCGATGACGCTATTGTTGTGTTGGAAAATATTTACCGTCGTATTGAACGTGGCCAAACGCCATTGCTTGCCGCCTATGAAGGCGGTCGTGAAGTTGCCTTTGCGGTGATTGCGACCACATTAGTGTTGGTTGCAGTGTTTATACCTTTGATTTTTTTATCGGGCAATATCGGGCAGTTGTTCACAGAGTTTGCTATCGCCATCGCTGCAGCAGTAATTTTCTCAAGTTTAACCGCACTCTCATTAACCCCAATGTTGTGTTCAAAAATGTTAAAGCATAAGGAGCGCAGCTCGTCTTTTGGCCAAAAGTTAGATAAAGGCTTTGCTAAGTTAGAAGCAGCTTATGGACGTTCCTTAAAAGCCAGTATTCATCAGCCATTTATGATACTCATTGTCATTATTTTATCGTTATTTGCTGTTTACGGTTTATTTAATCAGTTGCCTTCAGAATATACACCCAAAGAAGACAGAGGAAACTTCTTTGTAATGATGCGGGGTGCTGAAGGGGCAAGTTATGAAAATAACGTCAAAAATATGCAGCAAATTGAAGAGAAATTATTGGTGCATCAACAAAGTGGTGAGCTAGACCGAGTCATTGTCCGAGTGCCGGGTTTTGGTGGCGCGGGTGGTATTGCCATTGTTGGTATGCCAGCTTGGGAAGATCGTATTACCAATACTTTTGAATTTATTAATAAAATGAACGGTGAGCTATCACAGGTAACGGATGTTAGGGCTTTTGCAATGATGCGCCGAGGCTTGGGCGGTGGTGGATCTTCATCGCCGGTTGAGTTTGTATTACAAGGTAATACTTATGAAGAATTAGCAAAATGGCGTGATATTATAATTGCTAAAGCGCAAGAAAATCCAAATTTTCACGGCATTGATAGTGACTACAAAGAGACCTACCCGCAATTACTAGTGAAGATTGATCATAACCGATCATTCGACTTAGGTGTTTCTGTGGGCGATATTGGCCGCACGCTTGAGACTATGCTTGGACAACGCCGCGTGACTAACTTTGTCGAACGCGGTGAAGAGTATTATGTGGTGGTACGAGGTGAAAAAACCGACTTCTCTAACCCTAAAGACATTGATAATATTTTTGTTCGTTCCACGGTTAGTCAGAAATTAGTACCATTATCGAACCTGATCACGATTGAAGAAAGTGCTACATCATCACAACTCAATCGCTTCAATCGGCTGCGCAGTGTCACCATTAGCGCCAATTTAGCTGACGGTTATGCGCTTGGCGATGCTTTAAGTTTTCTAAATAATGCAGTTGCTGAACATTTGCCTCAAGAAGCACAAGTGGCTTACAAAGGGCAATCACAATTATTACAAGAGTCTGGTAACTCAATTGCCTTTATTTTTGTTTTAGCTTTGGTTATAACCTACTTAGTTTTGTCGGCTCAATTTGAAAGCTTTATACATCCTTTTGTTATTATGTTAACCGTGCCTTTAGCGTTAGTTGGCGCTTTAGCAGGCCTTAAGTTGATGGGGATGAGCCTCAATATTTACAGTCAAATTGGTATTGTTATGTTGATTGGTTTAGCCGCAAAAAATGGCATTTTAATTGTTGAATTTGCGAATCAATTACGTGACAAAGGTATAGCTTTTGAAGAAGCATTAATTGGTGCAGCTACACAACGTTTAAGACCTATTGTTATGACCACTTTTACGACTGTAACCAGTGCAATTCCGTTGGTATTAGCTGTAGGACCTGGCGCTGAAAGCAGAATGGTTATTGGTGTGGTAATTTTTGCTGGTGTATCACTGGCGAGTGTTTTTACTTTGTTTGTTGTGCCGGGCGCTTATTATTGGCTATGTAGAAATACGGGTTCACCTCAAATGATCAGCCAAGAAATTGAAAAGCAACAGGCTCAAGTTGCGATGAATAAAACGTTGTAG
- a CDS encoding efflux RND transporter periplasmic adaptor subunit has protein sequence MFAAISRRLPLLLLVGVLIALVIYLQWPEKAIKQEQHQRVVSVKTTQIALAEFKDSVEAVGTSRANEQVFITSKYSDLVDEVLFQDGETVQKGDILVRLNSKEEGAKVKELQANLAESVAQLNRFQDLYKQKATSQSLVDQQEAKTKAISAQLLSAKIKLAEFTIKAPFSGMLGFREISLGALINVGDVITSLDDLSTIKVDFSIPERYLTTVSIGQRIEATNTAYKEKVFIGKISSIDSRIDSVTRTLKVRAEIPNADHKLRAGMLLNLQVVRNVEQILQVPESAVIPIEDEHFIFIVEADKAIKKKLEIGRRHRGFVEVVAGVEIGTEVVIEGALKLRDGTAVNAQGE, from the coding sequence ATGTTTGCTGCTATTAGTCGTCGTTTACCTTTGTTATTGCTCGTTGGAGTATTAATTGCCTTAGTTATCTATTTGCAATGGCCTGAAAAAGCTATCAAGCAAGAACAACATCAACGAGTTGTATCAGTAAAAACGACCCAAATAGCGTTAGCTGAGTTTAAAGACTCTGTCGAAGCTGTCGGTACTTCTAGGGCCAATGAGCAAGTGTTCATTACCAGTAAGTATTCAGATTTAGTTGATGAAGTGCTATTCCAAGATGGTGAAACTGTTCAAAAAGGTGATATTTTAGTCCGCCTTAATAGTAAAGAGGAAGGAGCTAAGGTTAAAGAGCTTCAGGCAAACCTTGCTGAATCAGTAGCTCAACTCAATCGTTTTCAAGATTTGTATAAACAAAAAGCAACATCTCAGTCACTCGTTGATCAACAAGAAGCAAAAACTAAAGCCATTTCAGCACAACTTTTAAGTGCCAAAATAAAACTCGCTGAATTTACGATTAAAGCGCCATTTTCCGGCATGTTAGGTTTTCGCGAAATTAGCCTTGGTGCGTTAATAAATGTGGGAGATGTGATTACCAGTTTAGATGATCTTAGTACTATTAAAGTTGATTTTTCAATTCCAGAGCGCTACCTAACGACTGTTTCAATTGGCCAACGTATAGAGGCGACAAATACAGCTTACAAAGAAAAAGTATTTATAGGGAAAATTTCTTCGATAGATTCTCGTATCGATAGCGTTACTCGTACCTTAAAAGTAAGAGCCGAAATTCCTAATGCTGACCATAAACTACGTGCGGGTATGTTGTTAAACCTGCAAGTGGTTCGCAACGTTGAGCAAATACTGCAAGTTCCTGAAAGTGCTGTTATTCCAATTGAAGACGAACATTTTATTTTTATTGTAGAAGCAGATAAAGCCATAAAGAAAAAGTTAGAAATTGGCCGTCGTCATCGTGGTTTTGTTGAAGTTGTTGCGGGTGTTGAAATTGGTACCGAAGTAGTCATTGAAGGTGCCTTAAAATTACGCGATGGTACCGCTGTAAATGCGCAGGGAGAGTAA
- a CDS encoding thioredoxin family protein, translating to MNRFSAILISIILIFVSACANSQADNKSIAIGEISQQQLMQDHSSFQQSYLIAKLSDAEITEINTWPRDLQVEVYFGTWCHDSQREVPKFLKILAENSTISSRLFGLDYTKSEPSGRAKIHDIKYTPTFIVYQNNREIGRIIERPKVSLIADISAML from the coding sequence ATGAACAGGTTTTCAGCTATTTTAATAAGTATTATTCTGATTTTCGTGTCTGCTTGCGCCAATAGTCAGGCAGATAACAAAAGTATCGCTATTGGTGAAATAAGCCAACAGCAATTAATGCAGGATCATTCATCTTTCCAACAAAGTTACTTGATAGCAAAGTTGTCTGATGCTGAAATTACTGAAATCAATACTTGGCCAAGAGATTTACAAGTAGAAGTTTACTTTGGCACTTGGTGCCATGACAGTCAGCGAGAAGTCCCCAAGTTTTTAAAGATTTTGGCTGAAAATTCTACTATATCCTCTCGCTTATTTGGGCTCGACTATACTAAGTCAGAGCCAAGTGGTAGAGCAAAAATTCACGATATTAAATATACGCCGACTTTTATTGTTTATCAAAATAATAGAGAAATTGGTCGTATTATCGAGCGTCCTAAAGTGTCTTTAATTGCTGATATCTCAGCTATGTTATAG
- the tyrA gene encoding bifunctional chorismate mutase/prephenate dehydrogenase, which yields MNNELTFEQQLGELRNEIDDIDSQLVALLARRRAVTTKVGLLKSEAGMPIFAPEREADLLKLRRQQAIDVGLSPELIEDILRRLMQDSYISQDASGYRCVNPDCKKVVVIGGEGQLGRIFVDLFNRSHYQVQSLEQADWPNSTEILADASLVIVAVPIRLTAMVIQKLGSLPEDCILADVTSIKEAPLYEMMKVHAGPVVGLHPMFGPDVTGLVKQTIIACEGRLPQEYNWLLAQFRVWGAKIHPVEAHTHDQAMSMVQVMRHFSTIAYGYHLMSEGADIAQLVEMSSPIYRLELIMVGRLFAQNPILYTDIIFANQDNIAMMKRFAYRFLELLEDVQLNDKEAFTKMFTQVADWFGDYADIFMQESKVMLIKADQLKKH from the coding sequence ATGAATAACGAACTTACATTTGAGCAACAATTAGGTGAATTACGCAATGAAATTGATGATATTGATAGTCAACTCGTTGCGTTATTAGCTCGGCGACGTGCTGTAACCACGAAAGTTGGTTTATTAAAAAGTGAAGCCGGAATGCCAATTTTTGCTCCTGAACGTGAAGCTGATTTATTAAAGTTACGTCGGCAACAAGCTATAGATGTTGGGCTGTCACCAGAGTTAATCGAAGATATACTTCGTCGTTTGATGCAAGACTCCTATATCAGTCAAGATGCAAGTGGTTACCGATGTGTAAATCCTGATTGTAAAAAAGTTGTTGTTATTGGTGGTGAAGGTCAATTGGGTCGAATTTTTGTCGATTTATTTAACCGTTCTCACTATCAAGTACAATCTTTAGAGCAAGCAGATTGGCCAAATAGTACTGAAATTTTAGCCGATGCGAGTTTGGTTATTGTGGCGGTACCTATTCGATTGACAGCTATGGTGATCCAAAAATTAGGATCATTGCCTGAAGACTGTATTTTGGCAGATGTGACCAGTATTAAAGAAGCGCCGTTGTATGAAATGATGAAGGTACATGCTGGTCCCGTTGTGGGCTTACATCCAATGTTTGGGCCTGATGTTACCGGTTTAGTCAAACAAACTATTATTGCTTGTGAAGGGCGTTTACCTCAAGAATATAATTGGCTACTAGCGCAATTTCGTGTCTGGGGAGCAAAAATTCACCCTGTTGAAGCACATACTCATGATCAAGCGATGTCTATGGTACAAGTTATGAGACATTTCTCGACGATTGCCTATGGTTATCATTTAATGTCTGAAGGGGCTGATATAGCGCAGTTAGTTGAGATGAGCTCGCCAATTTATCGCTTAGAGTTAATTATGGTAGGGCGTTTATTTGCCCAGAATCCAATACTTTATACCGATATTATTTTTGCCAATCAAGATAACATTGCTATGATGAAGCGCTTTGCCTATCGGTTCTTAGAATTACTTGAAGACGTACAATTAAATGACAAAGAAGCGTTTACAAAAATGTTTACCCAAGTTGCTGATTGGTTCGGTGACTACGCCGATATTTTCATGCAGGAAAGCAAAGTAATGTTAATAAAAGCTGATCAACTAAAGAAACACTAA
- a CDS encoding 3-deoxy-7-phosphoheptulonate synthase, with product MPKSRLNDIHVNAEEVLITPNALREELPLPEAGRVFVKNARNIIANIIHKQDHRLLVIAGPCSVHDLEAAKAYARKLKVLHDKYQDSLYIVMRVYFEKPRTTVGWKGLINDPHMDGSFDVESGLRKARELLIYLTELGLPLATEALDPISPQYLAELFSWSAIGARTTESQTHREMASGLSMPIGFKNGTSGGLGVAINALQSAASSHRFMGINRLGQVALIKTSGNPDGHVILRGGKKPNYDAENVALCEEELAKQNLEPGIVVDCSHGNSNKDYRRQPIVADNVFDQICAGNKTIIGIMLESNINSGNQSSDLPFDQLEYGVSVTDACIDFDTTEQLISAASAKLEAALKQRIN from the coding sequence ATACCTAAAAGCAGACTCAATGACATCCACGTAAATGCCGAAGAAGTCTTAATTACCCCTAATGCTTTACGAGAAGAATTACCCCTACCAGAAGCAGGACGTGTTTTTGTTAAAAACGCTCGTAATATCATCGCTAATATTATTCACAAACAAGATCATCGCTTATTAGTTATTGCGGGTCCTTGTTCTGTTCATGATCTTGAAGCTGCAAAAGCTTATGCAAGGAAACTGAAGGTATTGCACGATAAATATCAGGATAGTTTATACATCGTTATGCGAGTTTATTTTGAAAAACCTCGCACAACCGTTGGCTGGAAAGGCCTGATTAATGACCCGCATATGGATGGTTCATTTGATGTAGAAAGTGGCCTTCGTAAAGCCCGTGAATTATTAATTTACTTAACGGAATTAGGCTTACCATTAGCAACTGAAGCTCTTGACCCTATCAGCCCGCAATACTTAGCTGAGCTATTTAGTTGGTCGGCGATTGGCGCGCGCACTACAGAGTCACAAACACATCGTGAAATGGCTAGTGGCCTATCAATGCCTATTGGCTTTAAAAATGGCACAAGTGGTGGACTTGGTGTTGCGATTAATGCCTTACAGTCAGCAGCGTCTTCGCATCGTTTTATGGGTATCAATCGTTTAGGGCAAGTGGCCTTAATTAAAACGTCTGGTAACCCAGATGGCCATGTAATATTGCGTGGCGGTAAAAAACCGAACTATGATGCGGAAAATGTTGCCTTATGTGAAGAAGAGTTAGCCAAGCAAAATCTAGAGCCAGGTATCGTAGTCGATTGCTCTCATGGTAACTCTAATAAAGACTACCGCCGTCAACCTATTGTGGCAGATAATGTTTTCGATCAAATTTGTGCAGGTAACAAGACAATTATTGGTATTATGCTAGAAAGTAATATTAACTCAGGTAATCAGAGTTCTGATTTACCATTTGATCAGCTTGAATATGGCGTTTCTGTCACTGACGCTTGTATCGATTTTGATACTACTGAGCAACTTATTTCAGCGGCTAGTGCTAAACTTGAAGCAGCTTTAAAGCAACGTATTAATTAA
- the acs gene encoding acetate--CoA ligase, which yields MKELKSSYPVLEQAKAHTYINSDKYDAMYKQSIEQPDVFWAEQAEEFLDWYKPWDSVSDVDLKTADIKWFSGGKLNVSYNCIDRHLVSKANDTAIIWEGDDPSDDKKITYQELHDHVCRFANLLKARGVKKGDRVCIYMPMIPEIGYAMLACARIGAVHSVVFGGFSTEAIRSRIIDADCKVVVTSDESLRGGRVIPLKVNVDAAVADCPGVHSVIVVQRTGGNVAWNDKIDVNYQEEVAKLTAACEPEVMDAEDPLFILYTSGSTGTPKGVLHTCGGYLLYAAMTHKYVFDYKEGEIYWCTADAGWITGHSYIFYGPLANGATTLVFEGVPTYPDAGRFWQVCDKHQVNVFYTAPTAIRALMSVGDSFVEKADLSSLRLLGTVGEPINPEAWHWYYEVVGKNNCPIVDTWWQTETGGILITSLPGAVDMKPGAAGKPFFGVKPALFDKDGNTLEGENQGLLMITGSWPGQLRSVYGDHERFYQTYLSQYPGNYFTGDGARRDEDGFYWITGRVDDVLNVSGHRLGTAEIESALVLHPAVAEAAVVGYPHEIKGQGVYAYVTLMNNATESDELLKELTEFVAKELGRFAKPDYIQYAPGLPKTRSGKIMRRILRKIAENDLDTLGDTSTLADPAVVDNLVSNRIVHS from the coding sequence ATGAAAGAACTCAAAAGCAGTTATCCCGTATTAGAGCAGGCAAAAGCTCACACTTATATTAATTCAGATAAATATGACGCTATGTATAAGCAGTCGATTGAGCAACCCGATGTCTTCTGGGCTGAACAAGCAGAAGAGTTTCTTGATTGGTATAAACCTTGGGATAGTGTCTCAGATGTCGACTTGAAAACGGCTGATATTAAATGGTTTTCTGGTGGCAAATTAAATGTTAGTTATAACTGTATTGATCGTCACTTAGTCAGTAAAGCCAACGATACCGCAATTATTTGGGAAGGTGACGACCCTAGCGATGATAAAAAAATAACTTATCAAGAGTTACATGATCATGTTTGCCGTTTTGCTAATTTATTAAAAGCACGTGGCGTGAAAAAAGGTGATCGTGTTTGTATTTATATGCCGATGATCCCAGAAATTGGCTACGCTATGTTAGCCTGCGCTCGAATAGGTGCCGTACATTCAGTAGTATTTGGTGGCTTCTCTACTGAAGCGATACGTTCACGTATTATTGATGCTGACTGTAAAGTTGTGGTGACTTCAGATGAAAGTCTCCGTGGTGGCCGTGTTATACCGTTAAAGGTTAATGTTGATGCCGCTGTTGCCGATTGCCCAGGTGTTCATTCCGTTATTGTTGTACAACGTACGGGTGGCAATGTGGCTTGGAATGACAAAATAGATGTTAATTACCAAGAAGAAGTAGCCAAACTGACCGCTGCTTGTGAGCCTGAAGTAATGGATGCTGAAGATCCACTGTTTATTTTATATACCTCAGGATCGACAGGTACACCAAAAGGCGTTCTGCATACTTGTGGTGGTTATTTACTTTACGCTGCCATGACCCATAAATATGTTTTCGATTATAAAGAAGGCGAAATTTATTGGTGTACAGCTGATGCTGGTTGGATCACTGGTCATTCGTATATCTTTTATGGACCATTAGCGAACGGCGCGACAACGCTTGTTTTTGAAGGTGTTCCTACTTATCCAGATGCTGGCCGTTTTTGGCAAGTATGTGATAAGCATCAAGTTAATGTTTTTTACACCGCACCTACAGCTATACGTGCACTCATGAGTGTTGGTGATAGCTTTGTTGAAAAAGCAGACTTATCATCGTTACGCCTTTTAGGTACCGTTGGAGAACCGATAAACCCTGAGGCCTGGCATTGGTATTATGAAGTTGTTGGTAAAAATAATTGTCCTATTGTTGATACGTGGTGGCAAACTGAAACTGGCGGTATATTAATTACATCGCTGCCAGGAGCGGTTGATATGAAACCGGGTGCGGCTGGCAAACCATTTTTCGGTGTTAAGCCGGCGCTATTTGATAAAGATGGCAATACCTTAGAGGGTGAAAACCAAGGCTTATTAATGATAACAGGTAGCTGGCCGGGTCAATTACGCAGTGTTTATGGTGATCATGAACGTTTCTATCAAACATATTTAAGCCAATATCCGGGAAATTACTTTACCGGTGATGGTGCTAGAAGAGATGAAGATGGCTTTTATTGGATCACTGGCCGTGTTGATGATGTTTTAAATGTCTCGGGTCATCGATTAGGTACTGCTGAAATTGAAAGTGCCCTTGTATTGCATCCGGCTGTTGCTGAAGCTGCTGTAGTCGGTTATCCGCATGAAATTAAAGGTCAAGGTGTTTACGCTTACGTGACCCTAATGAATAATGCGACTGAGTCTGATGAGCTACTAAAAGAATTAACAGAGTTTGTTGCTAAAGAGTTAGGTCGTTTTGCTAAGCCGGATTACATTCAATATGCACCTGGCTTACCTAAAACACGTTCAGGAAAAATTATGCGTCGAATTCTGCGTAAAATTGCCGAGAATGATCTTGATACCTTAGGTGATACTTCTACATTGGCAGACCCTGCGGTTGTTGATAACTTAGTCAGTAATCGTATCGTGCATAGCTAA
- the rplS gene encoding 50S ribosomal protein L19 gives MSNIIKQLEAEQMKQDVPAYRPGDTVVVQVKVTEGDKSRLQAFEGVVIAIKNRGINSAFTVRKISNGVGVERVFQTHSPIVDSIEIKRRGDVRQAKLYYLRERSGRSARIKEKLGKR, from the coding sequence ATGAGTAATATTATTAAGCAGCTTGAAGCTGAGCAAATGAAGCAAGATGTACCAGCATACCGCCCAGGCGATACTGTTGTTGTACAAGTAAAAGTTACAGAAGGTGATAAATCACGTCTTCAAGCATTTGAAGGTGTTGTAATTGCTATTAAAAACCGCGGCATCAATTCTGCATTCACTGTTCGTAAAATCTCGAACGGTGTTGGTGTAGAGCGTGTATTCCAGACACATAGCCCAATCGTTGATTCAATTGAAATCAAACGTCGCGGTGATGTACGTCAAGCTAAGCTTTACTATCTTCGTGAGCGTTCAGGTCGTTCTGCGCGTATTAAAGAGAAATTGGGCAAAAGATAA
- the trmD gene encoding tRNA (guanosine(37)-N1)-methyltransferase TrmD, whose amino-acid sequence MWIGVISLFPEMFDAITEYGVTGRAIRNGLIEFHTWNPREFTHDKHRTVDDRPYGGGPGMLMMVQPLRDAIQAARKAADEDSSPDLIKEKGRAKVIYLSPQGRKLDQAGVRELAQHDRLIFIAGRYEGIDERLIESEIDEEWSVGDYVLSGGELPAMNVIDAVARFVPGVLGHQQSAEQDSFSDGLLDCPHYTRPEVMDVSDNEAKSVPKVLLSGNHEHIRQWRQYQSLERTWTRRPELLTNLALTAEQQKMLTAIKADNKNATDDCEP is encoded by the coding sequence ATCTGGATTGGGGTGATAAGCCTTTTTCCTGAGATGTTTGACGCCATTACTGAGTATGGGGTGACAGGCCGAGCGATTCGTAATGGCTTAATTGAGTTTCACACGTGGAACCCAAGAGAGTTTACACATGATAAACATCGTACAGTGGACGACCGACCTTACGGCGGCGGACCTGGGATGCTTATGATGGTGCAACCATTACGTGATGCTATTCAAGCTGCAAGAAAAGCTGCAGATGAAGATAGCAGCCCTGATCTTATTAAAGAAAAGGGAAGAGCGAAGGTTATATATTTGTCGCCGCAAGGACGGAAATTGGACCAAGCTGGTGTACGTGAATTAGCACAACATGACCGACTGATATTTATAGCAGGACGTTATGAAGGTATAGACGAGCGACTTATTGAGTCAGAAATTGACGAAGAATGGTCGGTCGGAGATTACGTATTAAGTGGTGGGGAATTACCTGCTATGAACGTAATTGATGCCGTAGCACGCTTTGTGCCCGGAGTATTAGGACATCAACAATCGGCTGAGCAGGATTCATTTTCTGACGGTTTATTAGACTGTCCACATTACACTAGGCCAGAGGTTATGGACGTTTCGGATAACGAGGCAAAGTCTGTTCCTAAAGTGCTATTAAGTGGTAATCACGAACATATTAGGCAATGGCGCCAATATCAGTCGTTAGAAAGAACGTGGACTAGAAGACCAGAATTATTAACTAACCTAGCTCTGACAGCAGAGCAGCAAAAAATGTTAACAGCTATAAAAGCTGATAACAAAAATGCTACTGATGACTGTGAACCCTAG
- the rimM gene encoding ribosome maturation factor RimM (Essential for efficient processing of 16S rRNA) encodes MGKDVTLGKVGAVYGIKGWLKIHSFTDDQEAILDYFPWSLKLGNKIQSVEITDWRKHNNGLVVKVAGIDDRDIAQKLVGSEIFVSEDALSDLPEGEFYWRDLIGMAVVTDKGYDLGQVSDIMETGANDVLVVKANLKDGFGKKERLIPYLMDQVILSISAEDKQICVDWDPGF; translated from the coding sequence ATAGGTAAAGATGTCACTTTAGGTAAAGTAGGCGCTGTCTACGGTATCAAGGGTTGGTTGAAAATTCATTCATTCACAGATGACCAAGAAGCCATACTAGACTATTTTCCTTGGTCTTTAAAATTAGGAAATAAGATTCAATCAGTAGAAATTACCGATTGGCGCAAACATAACAATGGTCTTGTTGTTAAAGTTGCAGGAATTGATGATCGCGATATAGCCCAAAAGCTTGTTGGTTCTGAAATTTTTGTCAGCGAAGACGCGTTATCAGACTTACCTGAAGGTGAGTTTTATTGGCGTGATCTAATCGGCATGGCGGTAGTTACTGATAAAGGTTACGACCTTGGTCAGGTTTCCGACATAATGGAAACGGGCGCTAACGACGTACTGGTTGTTAAAGCTAATCTGAAAGATGGCTTTGGGAAGAAAGAAAGGTTAATCCCTTACTTAATGGACCAAGTTATACTTTCGATCAGCGCTGAAGATAAACAAATTTGTGTTGACTGGGACCCAGGTTTCTAA